AGGTTGTAATATTGAAAGGACGGAATCAACAAAGCCCGAAAGCGCTCCTTGAACTTTCTTGCAAGGATCAGTTGGGAAGAATAGGAAAATCGGTGCGCCAATTCATAGGTGAATCGCTGTCGACCATCACCGAAATACGCGAATTGGGAAACAGGCGGAAAGTCGTCGCTCATGCAGGCTACATTGACGTAGACAGCCAGCGCGAAGGGTCTTCGGTTGTCGGTCGATTGATCCAGAAACCGGTACTTCCCTTCCATCTCATAGGTTTTTCCGGATTTTGTTCTTGCTATACCCAGCATACCCCGACTGCCAAGCGGAAATTGGAAACTGAAACGGATATTCGCCACACCGTCGGTTCCCAGAAAATTCCGGATCAAGGACTGGTCTGCCTTTACATACCCGAAACGGTGTCGAATATGAAATTCCCAGGATCCAGGGACTCCCGTTTGCACAGTTTGCATATTGACCAATGTGGAAGACCTGAACATATCTTTATCTCCCGGGCTTTCGTCAAATACTTCGAGTTGAGCCCGGGCGGGGATATCCGGTAACCAGACGATCAGCAACAGCATGCATCGGGCAAGCCATCTCAGGATGAGCGAATCATTAAACGGTTGTCTTTTCATCTTTTTGAAGATAACGAGCGGATATAGTGTACCAATGCCCATCGCTCCCGGACCGTGAACAACTTATTATATGCCTGCATATCGCCTCGCCCAGTCGATATCTTCCAAAAAATTGCACCATCACTTTCCGATTGAATCTTCAAGCTGGTATGGTCAGCCGGCTTGACCCGTAGCGTTGCCGCAGCAGGTCCGTCACCTTTGCCATCAAGTCCATGACATGTCCAACAGGTACTTTCATATAACTTCTTTCCAAGACTGACCACTTCGGCACTGTGCGGCAGGGCGTTCTCCACTTTATTCACTGCTTCCGGCGCTACCCAGGGAATCTGCGGATCGGTGAACGCGCTTGAAGCCAGCATACAACTCAGCGCAAGTACAATTGGATATTGCAACTTCGATTGCTTCTTCATTCGTTTATTTTTCTGATGCCAGGGATACTCCCCCTTTTAGGATGCGGTCACGTGCCGCAAGGGCATTTTGGTTAACAGGATCTCTGGAAAGGATATCGTTCAAAATCTGCAAGGCCTGTGCCCGTTCTCCTTGCCGGTATCTTACAATAGCCAGGTTGTACAACGCTTGCACATTTCCCGGATCCTGACGCAGGAATCTCTCCAGAAAGGTTTCAGCCTCTGCGAAACGACCATCGCGCAGGCAAATCAGAGCCAGATTATTATCGGTTACAGGACTTGGTGGTAACGAACGGAAAATCGCTTCCGCTTCTCTCCACCTTCCCTCCTGCATCTTGATAACGCCCAATACAGCTTTTGCTTCCCTATTCCCGTCGTGGTAGGCCAATGACTTTTCAAACAGCCTGCGTGCGTCATCAAATCGATTAGTACTGGAATAACATTTGCCCAATTCGAATGCGATTTCAGAAGCTAATATTCGATCACGGTCGGTTTCGATTACACCTGATGGGACTTTTTCTAAAATCCGTATCGCATTATCAATCTCTCCCTTCGCTTTGAGTAACCGAGCGAACCGAAGTCCGGCTTCCAGATCTTCCGGAATTTCCTGCAGCAGGCTGGTGAAATATCCGATAGCTGCTGCGGTGTCCTTCCGAAGTAGCGCCAGCGAAGCCAACTCCCGCGACAAACTTGCAGGACGATAGAGCCCCCACTGCTCAGCCTTCGATAAGTGTTCGACCGACGTCTGGTATGTTCCCGCATACTTTCCAGCCTCCCAACCGTTCTTTCTACTTTCTCCCGCCAAGTGATTGTAGGCCTGCTCACCCCTCCAGGTATGCCAATGCACGATGGCGCTATGGATTGAAAAAAGAATTAACCCTCCATAGAGGACCAGGAACCATCGTCCGCGTGCGGTCCGATGATTGGGACGCGACAACAAGATCGGGCCCAACCGTACGTACTGTCGCTTCAAGACCCGTAACGAAATTACCAGTCCGAATGCCAGTAATATTCCAAGAGTAATGGCCAATAGAAAAGGAACCGCGTCGTATAAACCCCTGTAAATGACTATAAATACGATTGCAGCGATCAATAGCACAGCATCCTCCTGCCAGGAAAAATCAAATTTTCTTTTGCCCGACTTCGATGCAACGCGGGTAAAAAACCCGGAAGGCTGACCAAAACCGAATTCCAACGCTCCTTCAGGACATACCTGAACACAATCCAGATCTTTCAGGCAGTTTGTATCCATGACACGTCCATATGCATTCACCTCACGATGAACCTGGATGTGTGAATCGCAGACCGAAGTGCAAATGCCGCAGCTCGTACAATTACCTTTTAACAGGATCTTTCCGGGTGCTACACGATCCGCCACTGAAAACAGCATTCCATACGGACAGGCATATTGACAAAACGTCCGGCTCCCCAGAACATAAACCACAAATCCTCCACAAACCAGGAACGTAAGAAGCGTAATGCCAATGGACGGAAGATTTCTCCAGAAATCTGTCGTAACAAATGATGCCCAATTGCTTGAGGCACCCGCAATATGAATTGAAACAGCGGGTTGCCCCATGAACATCCGTTCCAGCTGCGGCAACAAGAATAAGTAAATCACAGCCCCAACCGGAATCCAATAAAATGTCCGTGAACGAATATGCCGAGGCTTGATCTTAAGCTTTCTCAGTATCCAGGCGCTTGCATCCTGAAGAGCAAGCATATGGCACATCCAGGAGCAAAAAAATCGCCCGAAGAGCAAGGTGGAAACCATGGCAAGGCCCATAAAAATGAAGCCTGCCGTCAGAATTCCAAGATGAAGCGTGTATAACACTTCATTGAATTCAAGCGGCGCTAAAGTCTTACCTGCGATCTTCCAATGCGCAATGTGCAAGCCCATCAGCAGATATACGGAAGCCAGACTGATCACCCGCCATCTGGCATAATCCGTACCCTGCTTTAGCGGCATCTGAATTCAGGATTTACGGCTGATCATCGAAGGATCACCCGTCTGTGCAACCTGCCCTCGTTCGTTTCCAGTGTAAACAGGTATGTTCCAGCAGGCAACCCAACGAGATCGAGTGTATGAGTCCATTCATTGCTACCAGACTGAACCACACGGGAAAAGAGCAACCTTCCGGCCAAATCGAATACGTTCATACCCATTTCGCCTAAAGTCGAACGTCCATTCACCCTGATTTGAAATACCCCATCGGAAGGATTGGGGGAGATCGTCAGCTTGAATTTCTCTTCCAACCCACCTCCAATACCGGTACAGGTTTCAACAAATACTTGTGATAAGGCTGGTTGACTTTCACACGTAATTCCTCCAACCTCTATTTCCCAATCATAAAGGAAGTAGTAATAGGAGGCCCCGGCACTGGAACCGGTGATAGATAAGGTATCCTGCAGGACATACGGATAAGTAACGCCCGCGTTGTTACGATAGAGGTTCGGTGTGCCGGAAACACCCAGCCGCAGATTGGTGCCGACCGGCACCTCTATTCCCAGGTCCTCTCTCGACATGCCATCCTGTATGTTAACAGTGACCGACTGGATGGTATTTCCGGTTGCATCTGATAGAAAGATCGTACGGGGTCCGTCCCCGTTCGCATAGAAAAGCGCGGATTTCAACAGGAAGGGTTTCAACGCGTCAAAAATCAAGTACTGCGTTCCGGTAAAGTAACTACCGCCACCGGTATTGTCCGGTTTTGCTCCATGGGAAATTACTCCCGGATGGTGCAAATGTTGAATTGCCTGGTAATAGGTAGATGCGGTCAGGGATGGCGTGGTCAACAAGTTTCCTGTTCCAGCTATCTGTCCTGCCGCATCCAGCCAAAGAATGTCGTTGCCGACCGCGCTTAAGATCGCACTGGTTCCGGAACATACGGTATCATCCATCACAACAGGTGGCAAGGGTGCCGCCATGGACGTGATCGTGACAGGATCAGAAGTGGCGGTCCCGCAATAGGTAGTAACGGCTACCGAATAACTGCCGGCACTCACCCGAATCGATTGTGTCGTAGCACCAGTGGACCATACATAGGAAAGACCTGCATTCGCGGTCAGGGTTATGGAATCGGTTCCGCAAATCAACGTACTACGATCAGCACTGATCCTTGCAACCGGGTTGCCGGGAGCATCCTGTTGGGTCAGCGTAAAGGGCATGATCGTAAAATTGTTCGATTCATTCATCTCGACGAAGAAATCGTGAGGATCCAATTCATAGACAATCCAATAGTCACCGTTGCAGGTTCCTGGAGGAATTTCAATGAACATGCCATTCAGGCTCTCGCTGTAGATATCGGTATAGCCAACGCTGCAGCCCTGTTCCACATCGGAACATCCGTATGAATTACCCAATCCGTAGTTCGGGAAATCGGCATTAAGCAAAACTGTTCCTTGTCCGAATACGGACTGGTCATCGCGACAATGCCCCTGATAGGTGCTACAGGAGCCATAATCCATCAGGCAAAAAGACTGCTTATGACCCCATCCAATCACACTCCACTTAAGCGGATCCGGCTCCAGGGGATCCTGAATCCTTAACGACATCCGTCCCCAATCATCCACATGCATACTGCCCTGCTGATAGGTCATCGCACCAGCCACCCGGTCCCTGAAAGTCATTTGGTTGCCTGACTTGTGATAGACCCGCTGCCAAAGCAGTTGCTTCGCAACCTCTCCATTGGGGCACGTAAATGTCTGACTAGCGGGAGCTGTAAACGTATCCGTACCGCATACGAACCAATGTTCAGCATTCTGCTCTGCTTGTACTGAAAATGGTCCATAACCGATATTGGGCGTACTACCAGTAACTCTTAAATGTCCATTGTCTGCGCCAGCGCCGGTTTGTGGATATTCTGTCGGGCCTCCGGCATAGTTTTCCAATCCATACCAGCTAATCGTCAAATCCGGCAACAAATCACAATCCGAGGAACCGGACCCCGGCGGACAAACACAACTTGTCGCATTTGTGATCGTACATTGGGCGGACGCCCTACCGGATGTTAACGCCGTAATGAACAACAAACAGAGTACCCGCTTTCCTATTCTCATGATTGGATTGATTTTAGACGCTATTAAAATTATTGTCAATTCCCCCAATTCGTAATGAGTGGAATCAAACAGCGGAATACGAAAAGAAATACGAAAACTCAGTTCCGGGAGCCCCAATGGACTTTTTCACCAAACTTCCTGGTATTGTCCGTGAATTTGAGATACTGAAGTTGAACAAAAAAGAACCTACCCGTTAACTGATCGGAATATGGAAACCTATCCTGATAAATCCGCTCAGGCGCTTCCGCATAGGAATCAGGAGAAACAATGACACCCGAAAACTGAACACCTTGAATATTGGCCGGCTGGAGTGGGTTGGAATGAATGGTTCCGGCGATTAAGACTCCCGCACACAACTGCGAACCGTGAATTGAATCTTCACCCGACTTGAAAACAAGCAGCTGCCTTTCCGGGTCAAACGAATAGAAACAGTTGAAGCACCAGGGAATTCTTCTGCTTTCCAGAAAACACAGGGAAGCAATCTGACTGCTCTTGATGAATTCAGCGATTCGATCAGGTATCTGTTGCCTGACATCCACGGAGTGTCGAATAATAGAAATCGCCTTCCGATTTGCCCCCTTCCTTATTCGAACACTACCAATCTGGCAATTTCTCCGTACTGATTCTTAAGTAAGTAACTACCGGCTTCAAGGTTACTGGTGGAAATAAAGGATGATGACCCATCATGCTTCAATACCAATTTCCCTTCCATGGAAAATACGTCAACCGGTTCTGCCTTTGACATGTAGGCATTTTGACCGCGCACCACGGGATTGGGAATCAAACTGAAGTCCGTCAGCAACTGCGCGTAGTCGCGTTCGAAGATGGCGGTACGTGTAACGTCCACGTCGGCATGAATCACGATGGTGGGGGTAACCTCGTCCGTTTCCTGCCAACGCACGAATTTGTAGCCGGGTAAGGCATGAGCAGTGATCGTAAGCGGAAGTTCCTGGTAATAAATGCCGGTCCACGGATAAACCGAATTACTTACACCCGGCAGCTGGTCATTGATCTGCAGACTGTTCACCTCAAGCTGGCCATGTTGCGGGGAGGATACATCAACAGTCAGGACATGACGGTCGGTGAAGCCCAGTCGCGTGGCAAGATCATCCATCAGATAGTCGCGGCGCTGGTTCACGAAATCGCGCATCTTATCGAATCCGCTTTGCCAGGATGCTACATCGCGCGGAGTATTCCAGCGGTCAATGTGCCGTTGGATAACCGGGGATAGAAGATTTTCCGCCTTATCCATCTCTTCCAGGATATGGCTTTCCCGGAAATTGGAATTGAGCACATCGCAGAAGCGGTTACCGAAACGGATCTTATACTTGTCGTTCTCCCAGAAGCGCCGGATGAATCCGTCGTGTACATGCGTTGGCAGATAGGTCACGATATCAAAGTTGGCATTGAAAAACGCGTTGTCGAAGTCTTCCGCGATCCAGCGCCACCGTCCGTCGTGCCCCATGTTCGGACTGTTCTCCCCTTCTCCGCTTCGCACCCGCCAGTAAAATTGGTTATGGTCCGCGGTGGTCTTGTTCATGAATAGCGTCGAGATCCAATAGTCGGTGAAGTTGTCCACGTCTATCATGGTCTCGAGCTTGGCATAAATCGAATCGGTCCGGATATCCTGGCCGTGCACCGTACTCATGAGTGATTGGAATAAAGTCACATCGCCGTCGTGACCTTCAATCAACTGGAACGGTCCGTCGAGGTTATCCTCCATCATGACCAGGGAATCTTCGGGTATGTTGTAGATCCGGGATAGATGTTTGACATCGTTCAACTCGCGCAGGTCATGAACACCCCAGTATTCACCATTCAAGAATAGCTCTGTCAATTCATACGCCTGATATTTCAGGTTGAGTTTGTTGAACAACGACTGCGCCAGCGCGTCCCGGCACATGACATTTTCGGGACCACCCCATTCGTTTCCATTCTGGCGCAGGATGAAACGCTTGAATTCATCGATCGGTATGGAAGTACCCGGCACGCGCAAACCCGGGAAGAACGCATACTCGAACTCATTTTCGGTATCGTACTCCGTACGTCCATAGACCGTCAGGGGCTTCTGGCCCAAACTTCTGATCCACTGACCACGAACGCGGAGACCCGCATCCTGACTGAACGCGCGCTCTCCGCCCCCTGCCTCGAAATATTCGATATGGATGGGTCGTTCGGAAATTCGCCCGGTCATTTCATAATTTCCTGTAAAGGAGTATCCGGTGAAAGCTGCGCCGGGAATATAGATGCCGTTGTAGAAATCAAACAGGCCGGACGGATTGGTCGCAATCGAAATGACCGGTAATGGAAATGTTCCGCGGGTAGCGGCCGAATCAATGAAGTAGCTGCGCGTCTTGACCGGACCAAGTCCTCCACCGGGCGTATAAACCCGTGCGCGAACGATCTGTTGCCGCATGACACTACCATTCGGCTTTGCCCAAAACACCGGGTTGGGGCCGATCTGACTTGTCGGCGCGGTTCTGACATAACAATAGGGCGCCTGAGCCTCCGTCGTGGACGTCACATTCTGCTCTTGCAAACCGGGCGGAATACTGTCGCCGGCCAGGGACAAGGGTCCCGAATACAGAAAGGATCGGTCGGTCGGTTCGCTGCCGTCGAGGGTATAGTAAATGAGAGAACCCGCGGGCGCGGAGAGCGATAACGTAACGGGCTGAAGATAAAATCCGGCTTCAGCGGAAAAGTCAGCTTTGATCGTGGTGTCGCCTACCGGCAGGATGGTAAAGGGCAGTTCATTTTTCGCCATCCTGGTTGGAACATCATGATCGAGTACCTGGAATACACAACGGGTGGAGTACGTATTCGGCACTTGCCATAACCACTTTTCCTCTTGTGCAGGTATGTCTTGTGCCAGTACTTGCCACGTCAAACCACCATCCGGGGAGAATTTCAGGTCCACCGACCGGATCGAATCACCCGCCGCCCAATAGGTCATCAACAGGGAGTCGCCATTAAGACTGGTGACGGAATTCGGCAACCCGAGACGAAGCGTAAATGGATCCTCCTGTAAGCCGCCCAGCGGGAACAAGGCTCCGAGCGGCTGACCGTGACTTCCGGCAGTTTGACAGGACGAACCGAAACGTAAGCGATAATCATCCGATGCGGCATCCAGGAAGGAAGGATCACGGGAAAAGATGTGCCGGGAATTGTCGGTCATGCCTTCAATATCGCTGTAGCGCATTTCAAGGCTACCAGTGGAATTGAGATAATAGGGACCCTCTAACGGCGACCAGATGATGTTATCATAGGCCTCCGCCTTACCACCACCCAGTCCTGCATTTTTCTCCACGCACTCGATCGCGTATTCACAATCGTAAAAGGTATTCTGATGGATCAGCGCATGAGAATTGTCTTTTACAGCGACACCAGCGCCCGTTCGATAGATCAAGGTACCTGTGATCTCCACGAATTGCGCGCCTTCCCCTACTGACACACCTTTATCGCTGATGTCGTGAATCAGGCATTGCTCCACCTTCCCGATGGAACCCGGTGGTTGAAAATCGACCTTCCCAAAATCAATGGCGTCGATGTTGGTACCTCGTCCATAACGAATGGTGGTACGACGAATGACCGTACCTGCCGGGGAATTGTCGAAGTCGATCGCGTCGGCCGTGGTAAACTCAAAGAGACAATCTTCTACGGTGGAAAGGCTTCGAACAAGGTTGATCTCGTAGTAATTCGAAACATGACAGCGACCCATATAGACAAACTGCGCATCGAGTGAAAAGACAATCGGCGCATCTCCCTGGTGATAATCGTGGAAATAACTGTCTTGCAAATCAGCCGTTGCTCCGTTCCAGATCTTGGTCTGGCCTCCGTATAATTCTGCAAAATGATATTCGACTGCACTGCCGGTATCGCGTACTTCAATCTTTCCCCATTGCTCACCGGCAATTACCGGAAGCACTTGCACCGGCGAGACGTTCGTTCCCATGAGCCGCACTCCACCACCACCGGAAGCATGGATGGAGGCGCCTTTCGACATCTTCAGGACAGAACCCGCGGCTACCGTCAGTACTTTACCCGGATTGATGGTGACCTCCCGGTCGACCAGAATCGTACCTGACCAGGTTGTATCGCTCAAGATCATCCATTGAGCAAAGGTGAGGTTTGGAAAAAGAACCGGTAAAAGCGGCAATAGCAGCCGCAATAAAATTCGCTTCATTTCACAGTGTTCAGAGCGGAATCAATTCCTTACACTGCGAAAGTTAAGTCAGAATAAAATACGAGTAAAGTGTTGGTTAAATTTTTGACTTTTCAAGTAAAAATCGCCGTAATTCGGAAAATTCCGCCTTCATCCGGACAGCTTGTTTCTCTTTTCGGATTACTTCAGCCAAAGCACCCGGAACCTCCGGAGAACGACCGGATATCGCCTCTACCGCTTCGATAAATTTCGAAGGGTGCGCAGTGCCCAGCACGATGCCGGGATGCAGAGAACCATTTTGCTTAACGTACTGCTCCCAACCATACAAGCCGACAGCGGCATGCGGCTCTGTGAGGTAATGACATTCATCCCAACACAGGCGCATAAGGCGCGCGGTCGTGGCCTCGTCGGCAGTAGCGGCAAAGATCATTTTCCGCATCGCCTCAAGGTCGTTACCGAACAAGGCTGTCATCCGCCAAAAGTTGCTTGGGTTGCCGACGTCCATCGCGTTGGACATGGTCGAAACGGAAGCTCGTGGCTTGAACTCCCCGGTGTGGAGGTACTCCGGGACGACATCGTTGCTGTTCGTCGCTGCAACAAAACGATGCACGCCCAAGCCCATCATCCAGGCAAGGATTCCTGCGGTCAGGTTGCCGAAATTCCCGGATGGCACGACAAATACAGGATCAGCCGACCCGGTCGGCAGCTGCGCCACTGCCCGGAAATAATAAAAAATCTGGGGAACCAGGCGAGCAATGCTGATGCTGTTCGCCGAAGAGAGTCGCAAGGAACCACGCAATTCAGGATCGAGGAAGGCCTCTTTCACCAATCGTTGGCAATCATCAAAAGCCCCGTCCACTTCAAGGGCCGTAATGTTATTACCCCAGGTCGTCAACTGCTTCTCCTGCCATTCACTCACTTTTCCCGAGGGATAAAGAATCACGACATCAATTCCCGGAACATTCCAGAAGCCGCTGGCTACCGCGCTTCCGGTATCACCGGATGTGGCGACGAGAATCGTTAGTTTCCTGGATTCACCTTTGTTGAGATAAGCCATCAAGCGGGCCATGAAGCGCGCGCCGACATCCTTGAAGGCCAGCGTTGGGCCATGAAAGAGCTCCAACATATAAGTTTGGTCGCGCAACCGTACCAGCGGAGTATCGAACGGATATGCGTCCTGGCACATGGTCTCGAGATCCGACGCAGGAATTTCGTCACCGAACCAGGCTTTGGATACTATCGAAGCGATCTCCGGCAACGACATGGAACGCATCGCTTCGATCATCGGCTGAGGCAAGACAGGGATCCGTTCGGGCATGAAGAGGCCATTGTCAGGGGGCAATCCCAACAATACCGCATCCCGGAGACTGAAAGGATGATTTGGATCCTTCGTAGAAAAATAGCGCATACTCGTTCAACGCTTGGTTATGACCGTTCCCTTGCGGTTAACGGCCGAGACATACAGACTGCAGGATAAGTTCTTTTCCAGATAGACCTCACGCATTGCGGCGCCGACACGATCGGCTTGTGGCCGACTGCTGCACAGTGCAACAATGGAAGGGCCCGCCCCACTGATGGTGCAGGCAAGCGCGCCGGCATCCAACGCGGCCGACTTGACCTTGGCGAAATCGGGAATGAGTGGACCGCGAGCAGGTTCCGCCACACGATCCTCCATCGCCCGCCCGATGAGCGACAAGTCTTTCGCATACAAGCCGGCTACCAGGGAAGCCGTATTCGCCCATTGACGAACGGCATCCGACAGGGGTATCTGCCTGGGTAACGCTTTCCTGGATTCGGATGTGGGCAACTCCAGATGAGGATGAAGGATGGCAACGTGCAGGCGGGACGGCACAGGCAAGCGAAGCACTTCCAACGGATCCGTAGTGCGAACGAGTGTTATTCCTCC
This genomic stretch from Bacteroidota bacterium harbors:
- a CDS encoding T9SS type A sorting domain-containing protein, giving the protein MTFRDRVAGAMTYQQGSMHVDDWGRMSLRIQDPLEPDPLKWSVIGWGHKQSFCLMDYGSCSTYQGHCRDDQSVFGQGTVLLNADFPNYGLGNSYGCSDVEQGCSVGYTDIYSESLNGMFIEIPPGTCNGDYWIVYELDPHDFFVEMNESNNFTIMPFTLTQQDAPGNPVARISADRSTLICGTDSITLTANAGLSYVWSTGATTQSIRVSAGSYSVAVTTYCGTATSDPVTITSMAAPLPPVVMDDTVCSGTSAILSAVGNDILWLDAAGQIAGTGNLLTTPSLTASTYYQAIQHLHHPGVISHGAKPDNTGGGSYFTGTQYLIFDALKPFLLKSALFYANGDGPRTIFLSDATGNTIQSVTVNIQDGMSREDLGIEVPVGTNLRLGVSGTPNLYRNNAGVTYPYVLQDTLSITGSSAGASYYYFLYDWEIEVGGITCESQPALSQVFVETCTGIGGGLEEKFKLTISPNPSDGVFQIRVNGRSTLGEMGMNVFDLAGRLLFSRVVQSGSNEWTHTLDLVGLPAGTYLFTLETNEGRLHRRVILR
- the thrC gene encoding threonine synthase — its product is MRYFSTKDPNHPFSLRDAVLLGLPPDNGLFMPERIPVLPQPMIEAMRSMSLPEIASIVSKAWFGDEIPASDLETMCQDAYPFDTPLVRLRDQTYMLELFHGPTLAFKDVGARFMARLMAYLNKGESRKLTILVATSGDTGSAVASGFWNVPGIDVVILYPSGKVSEWQEKQLTTWGNNITALEVDGAFDDCQRLVKEAFLDPELRGSLRLSSANSISIARLVPQIFYYFRAVAQLPTGSADPVFVVPSGNFGNLTAGILAWMMGLGVHRFVAATNSNDVVPEYLHTGEFKPRASVSTMSNAMDVGNPSNFWRMTALFGNDLEAMRKMIFAATADEATTARLMRLCWDECHYLTEPHAAVGLYGWEQYVKQNGSLHPGIVLGTAHPSKFIEAVEAISGRSPEVPGALAEVIRKEKQAVRMKAEFSELRRFLLEKSKI
- a CDS encoding tetratricopeptide repeat protein — translated: MPLKQGTDYARWRVISLASVYLLMGLHIAHWKIAGKTLAPLEFNEVLYTLHLGILTAGFIFMGLAMVSTLLFGRFFCSWMCHMLALQDASAWILRKLKIKPRHIRSRTFYWIPVGAVIYLFLLPQLERMFMGQPAVSIHIAGASSNWASFVTTDFWRNLPSIGITLLTFLVCGGFVVYVLGSRTFCQYACPYGMLFSVADRVAPGKILLKGNCTSCGICTSVCDSHIQVHREVNAYGRVMDTNCLKDLDCVQVCPEGALEFGFGQPSGFFTRVASKSGKRKFDFSWQEDAVLLIAAIVFIVIYRGLYDAVPFLLAITLGILLAFGLVISLRVLKRQYVRLGPILLSRPNHRTARGRWFLVLYGGLILFSIHSAIVHWHTWRGEQAYNHLAGESRKNGWEAGKYAGTYQTSVEHLSKAEQWGLYRPASLSRELASLALLRKDTAAAIGYFTSLLQEIPEDLEAGLRFARLLKAKGEIDNAIRILEKVPSGVIETDRDRILASEIAFELGKCYSSTNRFDDARRLFEKSLAYHDGNREAKAVLGVIKMQEGRWREAEAIFRSLPPSPVTDNNLALICLRDGRFAEAETFLERFLRQDPGNVQALYNLAIVRYRQGERAQALQILNDILSRDPVNQNALAARDRILKGGVSLASEK
- a CDS encoding homoserine kinase, producing MPKTSVTVFAPATVANLGSGFDVFGLAISGLGDSLRMEPNTYGGIRIRSIKGDDGKLSTDPEQNTAGVALMALLEHLGVNRGFDLWLTKKMPMGSGMGSSAASAAAAVVAANHLLGSPCSKEELVYWAMQGERIASGAAHADNVAPSILGGITLVRTTDPLEVLRLPVPSRLHVAILHPHLELPTSESRKALPRQIPLSDAVRQWANTASLVAGLYAKDLSLIGRAMEDRVAEPARGPLIPDFAKVKSAALDAGALACTISGAGPSIVALCSSRPQADRVGAAMREVYLEKNLSCSLYVSAVNRKGTVITKR
- a CDS encoding CotH kinase family protein, giving the protein MKRILLRLLLPLLPVLFPNLTFAQWMILSDTTWSGTILVDREVTINPGKVLTVAAGSVLKMSKGASIHASGGGGVRLMGTNVSPVQVLPVIAGEQWGKIEVRDTGSAVEYHFAELYGGQTKIWNGATADLQDSYFHDYHQGDAPIVFSLDAQFVYMGRCHVSNYYEINLVRSLSTVEDCLFEFTTADAIDFDNSPAGTVIRRTTIRYGRGTNIDAIDFGKVDFQPPGSIGKVEQCLIHDISDKGVSVGEGAQFVEITGTLIYRTGAGVAVKDNSHALIHQNTFYDCEYAIECVEKNAGLGGGKAEAYDNIIWSPLEGPYYLNSTGSLEMRYSDIEGMTDNSRHIFSRDPSFLDAASDDYRLRFGSSCQTAGSHGQPLGALFPLGGLQEDPFTLRLGLPNSVTSLNGDSLLMTYWAAGDSIRSVDLKFSPDGGLTWQVLAQDIPAQEEKWLWQVPNTYSTRCVFQVLDHDVPTRMAKNELPFTILPVGDTTIKADFSAEAGFYLQPVTLSLSAPAGSLIYYTLDGSEPTDRSFLYSGPLSLAGDSIPPGLQEQNVTSTTEAQAPYCYVRTAPTSQIGPNPVFWAKPNGSVMRQQIVRARVYTPGGGLGPVKTRSYFIDSAATRGTFPLPVISIATNPSGLFDFYNGIYIPGAAFTGYSFTGNYEMTGRISERPIHIEYFEAGGGERAFSQDAGLRVRGQWIRSLGQKPLTVYGRTEYDTENEFEYAFFPGLRVPGTSIPIDEFKRFILRQNGNEWGGPENVMCRDALAQSLFNKLNLKYQAYELTELFLNGEYWGVHDLRELNDVKHLSRIYNIPEDSLVMMEDNLDGPFQLIEGHDGDVTLFQSLMSTVHGQDIRTDSIYAKLETMIDVDNFTDYWISTLFMNKTTADHNQFYWRVRSGEGENSPNMGHDGRWRWIAEDFDNAFFNANFDIVTYLPTHVHDGFIRRFWENDKYKIRFGNRFCDVLNSNFRESHILEEMDKAENLLSPVIQRHIDRWNTPRDVASWQSGFDKMRDFVNQRRDYLMDDLATRLGFTDRHVLTVDVSSPQHGQLEVNSLQINDQLPGVSNSVYPWTGIYYQELPLTITAHALPGYKFVRWQETDEVTPTIVIHADVDVTRTAIFERDYAQLLTDFSLIPNPVVRGQNAYMSKAEPVDVFSMEGKLVLKHDGSSSFISTSNLEAGSYLLKNQYGEIARLVVFE
- a CDS encoding cytochrome c, producing MKKQSKLQYPIVLALSCMLASSAFTDPQIPWVAPEAVNKVENALPHSAEVVSLGKKLYESTCWTCHGLDGKGDGPAAATLRVKPADHTSLKIQSESDGAIFWKISTGRGDMQAYNKLFTVRERWALVHYIRSLSSKR